The following coding sequences lie in one Brevibacterium marinum genomic window:
- a CDS encoding YebC/PmpR family DNA-binding transcriptional regulator translates to MSGHSKWATTKHKKAAIDSKRGKLFAKLIKNIEVAARNGGPDPEGNPTLFDAIQKAKKNSVPADNISRAVKRGGGLDGSAVNYENILYEGYAAGGVALLIECLTDNRNRAASEVRVAVTRNGGSMADPGSVTYNFNRKGVIIVSAEGTDEDAIVLATLDAGAEEVKSEGETFEIICEATDLVDVRTALVDAGIDYNSAEASFVPELEVSLDADTARKVFNLIDALEDSDEVQNVYSNADVSDEVLAELDA, encoded by the coding sequence GTGTCAGGTCATTCCAAATGGGCAACGACTAAACACAAGAAAGCTGCCATCGATTCGAAGCGCGGCAAACTCTTCGCCAAGCTGATCAAGAACATCGAGGTTGCCGCTCGAAACGGTGGTCCTGATCCCGAAGGCAATCCGACGCTGTTCGATGCGATCCAGAAGGCGAAGAAGAACTCGGTCCCGGCCGACAACATCTCTCGCGCGGTCAAACGCGGAGGCGGCCTCGACGGTTCTGCGGTCAACTACGAGAACATTCTCTACGAAGGCTATGCGGCCGGCGGCGTCGCCCTGCTCATCGAATGCCTGACCGACAACCGCAACCGAGCGGCCTCGGAGGTCCGCGTGGCGGTGACGCGCAACGGCGGGTCCATGGCAGACCCCGGTTCGGTGACCTACAACTTCAATCGCAAGGGCGTCATCATCGTCTCGGCCGAAGGCACCGATGAGGACGCGATCGTCCTCGCCACCTTGGACGCCGGCGCGGAAGAGGTCAAGAGCGAGGGAGAGACCTTCGAGATCATCTGCGAGGCGACCGACCTCGTCGATGTGCGCACGGCGCTCGTCGACGCGGGAATCGACTACAACTCGGCAGAGGCGTCCTTCGTCCCCGAGTTGGAGGTCAGCCTGGACGCAGACACCGCCCGGAAGGTCTTCAATCTCATCGACGCCCTCGAGGACAGTGATGAGGTCCAGAATGTCTACTCCAACGCCGATGTCAGCGACGAGGTCCTCGCCGAACTCGATGCCTGA
- a CDS encoding NUDIX hydrolase — protein sequence MKPRKASRVVLLNERDEVLLIRAQDLLMPTHQWWMTCGGGSEMGETPAQTAAREVAEETGLECEPAELIGPLATRDEIFEFTERSLHQIETYFAFRTSEDIELEDAVWTDIEKRSLLEFRWWSRTELMATTETIYPKNLLSLMDLVTAGSVPENPLVID from the coding sequence ATGAAACCTCGTAAAGCCTCACGGGTCGTATTACTCAACGAGCGCGACGAGGTTCTCCTGATTCGAGCGCAGGATCTGCTCATGCCCACTCATCAGTGGTGGATGACATGCGGCGGCGGTTCCGAGATGGGAGAGACCCCCGCACAGACCGCAGCTCGCGAAGTCGCCGAGGAGACGGGGCTCGAATGCGAACCCGCCGAACTCATCGGCCCCCTGGCCACCCGCGATGAGATCTTCGAATTCACGGAGAGATCGCTGCATCAGATCGAGACGTACTTCGCGTTCCGCACAAGCGAGGACATCGAGCTCGAGGACGCCGTGTGGACGGACATCGAAAAGCGCAGTCTGCTCGAATTTCGCTGGTGGTCCCGCACGGAGCTGATGGCCACGACCGAAACGATCTACCCGAAGAACCTGCTCAGCCTCATGGATCTCGTCACGGCGGGCTCGGTGCCCGAGAATCCCCTCGTCATCGACTGA
- a CDS encoding alpha/beta hydrolase family protein: MNPEDLDSLAEYSSPLLRGSEAVITITRPDLESNSYLSQLFALQEKSSTRLTHNWRDYAPEVSRDWSGYLSAAKKEPAQLFVGPSLETAHRVTDNHLGVSEFALDDEGARALYVARVAEPGRCGQDEDIPAGEEAPRRITSAAYLSNGVGYVDDRPARAFLVDLVEPGLGKSGITGGAEVPLSTLLKTPESDVHDPQFSPGGERISVLAPLEPDHGEPDLRSTVWLLGGQDPEAVELPRMSVDMHRWIDDETLLMVGNELTRDELDFVGQMPGLFVHELRTGKTRRLTDPETVSIAAIRPRIAGTGADGSAAPQGSGPTGAAVIAAVDTDGATRIAAIDVTAQMVGLDELDFLTDDTTVVNGFDVAGDSVVFTAQTPTSGAVLARTRLATRTGALAKEGAAGPHAPTVLRQHPAPANSVLPQLLRVDGEDGTITGWLAKPSGPGPFPVILNIHGGPFAQYTHGWFDETQVLASAGYAVVYANPRGSGGRTRTWGTAVRGNMAEPAMADVLAVLDSALAADPDLDSSRLGVQGGSYGGYLTAMITTDDHRFEAAIVERGYLDPTSFVGTSDIGRFFSEEYTTRDPRAIAAQSPLAHAWQVRTPSLVMHSELDFRCPLEQAQQYYAALQRAGTDTEMLIFPGENHELSRSGQPRHRQQRFEAMLDWWDRHLGDDVDADVDDQTTSATR; the protein is encoded by the coding sequence ATGAACCCCGAAGACCTCGACTCCCTCGCCGAGTACTCATCCCCACTGCTGCGCGGCAGCGAAGCCGTCATCACCATCACCCGTCCCGACCTCGAGTCGAACAGCTACCTCTCGCAGCTGTTCGCGCTGCAGGAGAAGTCCTCGACACGGCTGACCCACAATTGGCGCGACTACGCGCCCGAGGTCAGCCGCGACTGGTCCGGATACCTGAGCGCAGCCAAGAAGGAACCCGCTCAGCTCTTCGTCGGCCCCAGCCTCGAAACGGCTCACCGGGTCACCGACAACCACCTCGGCGTCTCCGAATTCGCACTCGACGACGAAGGTGCGCGGGCACTCTACGTCGCGCGGGTGGCCGAACCCGGACGCTGCGGACAGGACGAGGACATTCCGGCAGGGGAGGAAGCACCGCGTCGAATCACCTCGGCGGCGTACCTGAGTAACGGAGTCGGCTACGTCGACGATCGTCCTGCACGGGCATTCCTCGTCGACCTCGTCGAACCCGGATTGGGCAAGTCCGGAATCACAGGCGGAGCCGAGGTGCCGCTGTCGACACTTCTCAAGACCCCCGAATCCGATGTCCACGACCCACAGTTCTCACCCGGCGGGGAGCGGATCAGCGTTCTCGCCCCACTGGAGCCCGACCACGGTGAGCCCGACCTCCGCTCGACCGTATGGCTGCTCGGCGGCCAGGATCCGGAAGCTGTGGAACTGCCGCGGATGAGCGTGGACATGCACCGATGGATCGACGACGAGACGCTGCTGATGGTCGGCAATGAACTCACGCGTGACGAATTGGACTTCGTCGGGCAGATGCCCGGCCTCTTCGTCCATGAGCTGCGAACGGGGAAGACGCGACGTCTGACCGACCCTGAGACCGTCTCGATCGCAGCGATCAGGCCCCGGATCGCCGGCACCGGTGCAGACGGCTCCGCCGCGCCCCAGGGATCCGGACCGACAGGCGCTGCCGTCATCGCTGCCGTCGACACCGACGGCGCCACCCGTATCGCGGCGATCGACGTGACCGCGCAGATGGTCGGGCTCGACGAACTGGACTTCCTCACCGATGACACCACCGTGGTCAACGGCTTCGACGTCGCCGGAGATTCCGTGGTCTTCACCGCACAGACTCCGACGAGCGGGGCCGTGCTGGCACGGACCAGGCTCGCCACACGCACAGGGGCACTCGCGAAAGAGGGAGCTGCCGGCCCACACGCACCGACGGTCCTCAGACAGCATCCCGCCCCTGCCAACTCGGTCCTCCCGCAGCTGCTGCGAGTCGACGGAGAAGACGGCACCATCACCGGCTGGCTCGCGAAACCCAGCGGCCCGGGACCGTTTCCCGTCATTCTCAACATCCACGGTGGACCCTTCGCCCAGTACACTCACGGCTGGTTCGACGAAACCCAGGTGCTCGCCTCGGCGGGATACGCCGTCGTCTACGCGAACCCCCGGGGCTCGGGCGGACGCACCCGGACATGGGGGACCGCGGTGCGAGGGAACATGGCAGAGCCCGCGATGGCCGATGTCCTCGCTGTCCTCGACAGCGCACTGGCAGCCGATCCCGACCTCGATTCGAGTCGCCTGGGCGTCCAAGGCGGTTCCTACGGCGGCTACCTCACCGCGATGATCACCACAGACGACCACCGCTTCGAAGCGGCCATCGTCGAACGCGGCTACCTGGACCCGACCAGCTTCGTCGGCACCTCCGACATCGGTCGTTTCTTCTCCGAGGAATACACCACACGAGACCCGCGGGCCATCGCGGCGCAGTCACCGTTGGCCCACGCCTGGCAGGTGCGCACGCCCAGCCTGGTGATGCATTCCGAACTCGACTTCCGTTGCCCGCTCGAACAGGCGCAGCAGTACTACGCCGCACTGCAGCGGGCCGGCACGGACACCGAGATGCTCATCTTCCCGGGGGAGAACCATGAGCTCTCACGCTCGGGCCAGCCGCGGCATCGGCAGCAGCGGTTCGAAGCGATGCTCGACTGGTGGGACCGGCATCTGGGCGACGACGTCGACGCGGATGTCGACGATCAGACGACCTCGGCGACTCGCTGA
- a CDS encoding HIT family protein has protein sequence MTEAADSRLGEGGPEHLEGIPEPEAAAGFPGEPDGFQRLWTPHRMVYIDGQDKPKNTGVSECPFCTAPSKSDEEGLIVARGDEVYAVLNLYPYNPGHLLICPYRHVADYTDLTESETMELARFSQKAMSVVRAVSSPDGFNLGMNQGPVAGAGIAAHLHQHIVPRWSGDSNFLPVVAQTKALPQVHADVQAALSKEWNS, from the coding sequence ATGACGGAGGCCGCAGACAGCCGCCTCGGCGAGGGCGGTCCCGAACACCTCGAGGGCATTCCGGAGCCCGAAGCTGCCGCGGGCTTCCCCGGCGAGCCCGACGGCTTCCAGCGGTTGTGGACACCGCACCGGATGGTCTACATCGACGGCCAGGACAAGCCCAAGAACACCGGTGTCTCCGAATGCCCGTTCTGCACGGCGCCGTCGAAGTCCGACGAAGAGGGCCTGATCGTCGCCCGCGGTGACGAAGTGTACGCGGTGCTCAACCTGTACCCCTACAATCCGGGCCACCTCCTCATCTGTCCCTACCGCCACGTCGCGGACTACACGGACCTGACGGAGTCGGAGACCATGGAGCTCGCCCGGTTCTCCCAGAAGGCGATGTCCGTGGTCCGGGCCGTGTCGTCTCCTGACGGATTCAACCTGGGCATGAACCAAGGACCTGTGGCAGGTGCAGGAATCGCCGCGCACCTGCATCAGCACATCGTGCCCAGGTGGAGCGGGGACTCGAACTTCCTGCCCGTCGTGGCGCAGACCAAGGCTCTGCCGCAGGTGCACGCCGACGTGCAGGCAGCGCTGTCGAAGGAATGGAACTCATGA
- the thrS gene encoding threonine--tRNA ligase, which translates to MADSIDCAGETIPWKQGLTGTEIFSTDRTVVAMWLDGQPVDLSRELAAGDSIAPITIDSPAGLDILRHSTAHVTAQAVQDLFPDAKLGIGPYITDGYYFDFDVAEPFTPDDLKAIQKRAAQIVKAGQTFNRVVVDEAEARERMAHEPYKLELIDDKGAGADDSASVEIGAGELTVYENVDRKGDVLWQDLCRGPHLPTTKLIGNGFAVTRSSAAYWRGDQANASLQRVYGTAWASKDDLKAHQERLAEAERRDHRKLGAELDLFSFPEELGSGLPVFHPKGGVIKREMEDYVRARHIEEGFEYVGTPHISKETLYYTSGHLPYYGENMFAPISVDEVRDDSGEIVKEGTPYRLKAMNCPMHNLIFRSRGRSYRELPLRLFEFGTVYRDEASGVVHGLTRVRALTQDDSHSYVAQEDAAKEIRHLLEFVLSLLRDFGLDDFYLELSTRGDDEKKQDKFIGSDEQWAEATQVLEEVARETGLELVPDPGGAAFYGPKVSVQARDAIGRTWQMSTVQLDFNQPERFDLEYQAADGTRKRPVMIHSAKFGSIERFLGVLTEHYAGAYPVWLSPVQVTCIPVAEEFNDYLAEVAAQLRAAGARVEIDDSDDRFPKKIRNASKSKVPFVLIAGGEDRDANAVSFRFRNGEQDNGVSVAEAVTRIVDSIETKAQV; encoded by the coding sequence GTGGCAGACAGCATTGACTGCGCGGGTGAGACCATTCCTTGGAAACAGGGACTGACCGGTACGGAGATCTTCTCCACGGACCGCACGGTCGTTGCAATGTGGCTCGATGGGCAGCCCGTCGACCTCAGCCGCGAGCTCGCCGCGGGCGATTCGATCGCTCCCATCACCATCGACTCTCCGGCAGGACTCGACATCCTGCGCCACTCGACCGCCCACGTCACGGCTCAGGCGGTCCAGGACCTGTTCCCCGATGCCAAGCTGGGCATCGGCCCCTACATCACCGACGGCTACTACTTCGACTTCGACGTGGCCGAACCGTTCACCCCCGACGATCTCAAGGCGATTCAGAAGCGGGCCGCTCAGATCGTCAAGGCCGGCCAGACCTTCAATCGCGTCGTCGTGGACGAGGCGGAAGCGCGCGAGCGCATGGCGCACGAGCCCTACAAGCTCGAACTCATCGACGACAAGGGCGCCGGCGCGGACGACTCGGCCTCCGTCGAAATCGGAGCCGGTGAGCTCACCGTCTACGAGAACGTCGATCGCAAGGGCGATGTCCTGTGGCAGGATCTCTGCCGCGGACCGCACCTGCCCACCACCAAGCTCATCGGCAACGGGTTCGCCGTCACCCGCTCCTCTGCCGCCTACTGGCGCGGCGATCAGGCCAATGCGAGCCTGCAGCGGGTCTACGGCACGGCCTGGGCGTCGAAAGACGACCTCAAAGCCCACCAGGAACGCCTCGCCGAGGCGGAGCGCCGCGACCACCGCAAGCTCGGTGCCGAACTCGACCTGTTCTCGTTCCCCGAAGAGCTCGGTTCCGGTCTGCCCGTCTTCCATCCCAAGGGCGGTGTCATCAAGCGCGAGATGGAGGACTACGTCCGCGCCCGCCACATCGAAGAGGGCTTCGAGTACGTCGGGACTCCGCACATCTCGAAGGAGACCCTCTACTACACCTCGGGACACCTGCCGTACTACGGGGAGAACATGTTCGCCCCGATCTCCGTCGACGAGGTCCGGGACGATTCCGGGGAGATCGTCAAGGAGGGCACCCCCTATCGCCTCAAAGCGATGAACTGCCCGATGCACAACCTCATCTTCCGCTCACGCGGCCGTTCCTACCGTGAACTTCCGCTGCGACTCTTCGAGTTCGGCACCGTGTACCGCGACGAGGCTTCCGGCGTCGTCCACGGGCTCACTCGCGTGCGCGCACTGACCCAGGACGATTCCCACTCCTATGTGGCGCAGGAGGACGCTGCGAAGGAGATCCGGCACCTGCTCGAGTTCGTCCTCAGCCTGCTCCGTGACTTCGGTCTCGACGACTTCTACCTCGAGCTGTCCACCCGAGGTGATGACGAGAAGAAGCAGGACAAGTTCATCGGCTCCGACGAGCAGTGGGCCGAAGCCACGCAGGTCCTCGAAGAGGTCGCGCGGGAGACCGGCCTCGAACTCGTTCCCGACCCCGGGGGAGCCGCGTTCTACGGTCCCAAGGTCTCCGTCCAGGCCCGCGACGCCATCGGCCGGACCTGGCAGATGTCGACCGTGCAGCTCGACTTCAACCAGCCCGAACGCTTCGACCTCGAGTACCAGGCCGCCGATGGAACCCGCAAACGCCCCGTCATGATCCATTCGGCGAAGTTCGGCTCGATCGAGCGGTTCCTGGGCGTGCTCACCGAGCACTACGCGGGCGCCTACCCGGTGTGGCTGTCCCCGGTCCAGGTCACCTGCATCCCCGTGGCCGAGGAATTCAACGACTACCTCGCCGAGGTCGCCGCACAGCTGAGGGCAGCGGGTGCCCGCGTCGAGATCGATGACAGCGACGATCGGTTCCCGAAGAAGATCCGCAACGCCTCGAAGTCGAAGGTGCCCTTCGTGCTCATCGCCGGCGGGGAGGATCGCGATGCGAACGCTGTGTCGTTCCGCTTCCGCAATGGTGAGCAGGACAACGGCGTGTCCGTCGCCGAGGCGGTCACCAGGATCGTCGACTCCATCGAAACGAAGGCCCAAGTATGA